A window of Castanea sativa cultivar Marrone di Chiusa Pesio chromosome 8, ASM4071231v1 genomic DNA:
CATGCCAAAGTTCAGCTTTGATTAGGGAGGAAGGAAAAGTACAAAAGCATGTCTACTACACCAGCAAAGCTTTAAGGGGAGCTGAAGGATGATATCCGCCCATGGAAAAACTTGCATTTTCATTGGTAACAATAGCAAGAAAACTTAGGccttattttcaagctcatgtaATCAATGTCCTAACAGATCACCCACTAGAGAAGGCCATGAACAAACTGGAGGCCATTGGACGTCTGATTTAGTGGGCAGTGGAACTTAGTGAATTTGACGTGCGCTACAAACCAAGAGATGCAATAAAGCTCAAGTCCTTGTAGATTTCATTGCTGAATTCACTCTTCTAGGGAGCAGCACAGTGAAGAACAGGGGGCAAAGCAGTGGGTCATCCGTGTAGATGGCTCATCCATACAACATGTAGAAGGAATTAAGATAATTCTACACTCACCAGAAGGATGATATATGGAGTATACAATTTGTCTACATTTCCAGACAACTAATAATGAAATAGAATATAAAGCCCTACTTCAGGGCTTGTAGTTAGGTAAATCACTTGGAGTAGATTCAGTCCTTGTCCAAGGAGACTCTTAGTTGGTGATAGGCCAAGTGAATGGAACATGTGAAGCCAAGGAATAACGTATgaagaagtacttgggaaaagTTAAGCAATACATTAAAAACTTTGCAATAGCCCGGTTCCAACAAATTCTAAGGGAAGAAAATGCAGAAGCTGACGTTTTAGCCAAGACTACATCTGTGGATGAGATAGTGGGTGATCAAGTTAAATCCAATACATTCTGAGCATAGACATGCTGGATGTGAATCAGGTAGATGGAGTTACCAACTAGACTACCCTAATTATCTCTTATCTCAAGGATGGAGTTCCTCCTAAAGATAAAGAAGAAGCAAGAAAGCTAAGAGTAAGGGCAACAAAGTTTGTCCTTATAGACGAGGTACTATATAAAAGGGGTTTCTCTCAGCCCTATCTAAGGTGTTTAAATCTAGACAAGTCTCTTTATGTCCTAAGAGATGTCCATGAAGGGGCTTTTGGAAACCATTCAAGAGCTAGGTCCTTCATATATAAGATGGTCCGTGCAGGATATTACTGGTTGTCTATGTAAGCAAATGCTAAAGCTTATGTTAAAGCATGTGATAAGTGTTAGGTACAGTAACATACCTAGGCAACCATCAAAGTATCTTACTCAAATGGTGGCCCCTTGGCCCTTTGCCAGGGGGACTTGACATCCTTGGTCCCTTTCCCATAGGGAGAAACAAATGCAGTTcttggtagtagggattgattactttaccaaatgggtggaagcaaaGCCTGTGGCAAGAATCATTAAGCAAAATGTCAGAAACTTCGTCTAAAAGAACATAATTAGCTGCTTTGGAATTCTTAGAGTGCTCGTCTCAAACAACGGATACCAATTTGACAATACAGGCTTTAGAGAGTTTTGCAAGCAATTAGGGATTAAGAATCATTATTACTCACCCTCCCACCCATAGGCTAATGGacaagctaaatttaaaaaactaatccttgttgaagatcatcaagatccagcttgagggggcaaaagggatatggctaGTTTAATTACCCAGTGTCCTTTGGGCGTACAGGACGACAATAAGGACTACAATTGGAGAGACTCCTTCTAAGTTGGCATATGGAAGTGATGCAGTCATACCTGCGGAGGTCAATCTAACTAGCTACAAGGTGGCTCATTACAACAATAAGGAGAGTGAAAAACAACTTTGTTTAAGCCTTGACCTTATGgacgaggtaaggatggattTAGAACAAAGGGTAGCTTGCTACAAAAACTTGATGGCCAAGCACCATAATGCCCTGGTAAATCCGAGACAGTTCAATATTGGAGATCTCATTTTAAAAAGGGTGTCCTTGGCTACTAAGGATCCTGCTCACGGAAAgttaggacctaactgggaaggaccatccAGAGTAATTAATTCCAAAAAGTGTGGTTCATACTACTTGGAGGCCTTGGATGGACGAAAGCTGGAGCACCCATGAAACGTGGAGCATTTGAGGAAGTACTACTAGTAAGGAGGACTCGTTTGGAAGGTCAGCATGGATGAGATTAAAGATTACTAGTGATCACTAGTAGTCTGTTTATGTTATCTTTTAGTATTTATGTTTTATAATAGTGTTTTATGTTTCTTAGTATTTGAATTCCCTAAAAAGCACTAGTTATTGGCACGTGCTATAGACGATGTCATGAACAAAGTCCTTTTGtatataaagtaatttgaattcCCTAAAAGAGAACAAAGTACTAGCAAGGACGATGTATTTTGGACGATGCTATGTACTAAGTTCTTTGACGTCTATGGACAATGTTATATACAGTTATTGTATATAAAGTAGCTTGAATTTCCTAATTTAAGTATTTATGATTCTGTGAAATCAACTTCCATATGAAATTAAAGATGTTTAAAATCTCTAGACGCAAAGATGTACCAACATAAGCCATCCTTAAATGAGGAAAAGGAAAACTGCAAAACCTAAGGCAATAACATTAAGTACAAAGGGAAGGAACAGACACCTCCTAGTATACTCATCCAAAGAATAAGGACGAAGAAAAGCATGCATGCGACACTTTTTATGGACAACACATCCAACCTATTGGATAATCCAAGATATGGACAAAAAGAATAGCCAAATAAAGTTCCAAGAATAAGTCTAAGGACGAGGAAAAGTGTTCACATACTTAAAAATGAAGTCCTAACAATGGACGAAGAACACTTGGAATTAAAATTGGCAACAAAGATAAGATTAAGTAATTTAAATATGGATGAAAACATGTTCATAAATAGAAAGGGTAAACAACCATCATTTGAAAACCCTTTAATGTTTCAAGCCCAGGgtaaattgtatatatattcatCCTAAAGTATGGACGCattaatgtatatataaaaacttaaagTGGGCAGAACAATAGTccctttcttaaaaaaaaaaaaaaagtagataagGCAATCacaaatttcttttaataaaccACTAAGGGGATTCTCTCCAAGCTTTAGGTCGTCACTAGTAGGCTAGGTAGAAGTGTTGTCTTCAACATTAATGTCTTCAGAGCTCGTCTGGAGAAGAGAGGTCTCAGCAGCAATGTTAAGGTTGACAGGGCTAAAATCCACCTCAGGGAAATGCCTAATCGTGTCCATAAGAAAGTCCTTAAACCCCGCAGTATAGTTCTTGTCTAAGAGGTCAGTGAACTCACTAGACACCTTGAACTCCCTAATGGCTGCTCCTTTGGCCTTTCCAAGAAGGGTGTAGAGCTCGTTGCTTCTCTTTTGCAGATGTTCAAGACGAGTGTCCTTCTCAATGGCATCTGCTTTAAGCTCTTCGACGAGGTTCTTTAGATCCTTCACCTCGTCCTTAAGCTTGCCCTCATTTCAGCCCGACGACTAGACTCTTTCTCCATTTCATGAATCTTTGCCTCTAGTCTAACCCTTACATGGTCCAACTCATAAGCTTCTCTGGACGTTGCCATAAACTTTGACATACCCTGTATAAAAAGAATTGGATGTAAGATAAGTGGACGAGTATATCAATTTATGGATGATTCAAGACGATGAAGAataccttgaaaagatcatgAACTATGGAACGTTCAAATTCCTTCAGAGACATGTCATAGCATACATCAACATCCTTATTAGACACAACTTGTTGAAACTTCTCCCAGGCAAGGCCTTCGTTCTTGAGAAGTGTCATAGCAGTACTACTGAAAGGTTTAGACGGGGTGGATTCAGGAGGGTTGGATGAGTCTATGTTAAGGATCTGTACGGATGGCTATTTAGTAAGAGCAAGAGGGACGACAGAGCCGGGCTTAGCAACCCCAGGTTTGGAGGACTTATGCTTTGCTTTTTTGTGACCTCGACAACTTGGAAGACTCCCCATGTCTATAGTCTTAGACATTGTCTTCCTCTTGTCCCCCGTAGATGGACGAGGCTGAGAATAGGTTTCCTCTTCTTCCATAGTTTCCTTGTCAGCCAAACCCTttcccttattttctttcaaggTTGCCATTCctgcaaagaagaaaaatgttagAGTTTGGATGAAGTAAATAATAAAGATGTAAAGTAAGAAACTCACGTCTACGCATAGTAAGCTTGTGGGCTAACACTTTTTCAATTGGTGCAGGCCCTAAATTCCAAGTGGCAAGATGATGTAAGGTAACCAAAGAATGGAAATCTCTGTCAGTAAAGAAATGAGCTTGTTGGATGCGCTCAAGGTAGAATCTACTTAAAGAAGGTTGTCTT
This region includes:
- the LOC142605929 gene encoding uncharacterized protein LOC142605929, whose amino-acid sequence is MPEIDPSVITHRLNVSPSYKPVCQKKRVFALERDNAIKKEVHKTTIRTTIGETPSKLAYGSDAVIPAEVNLTSYKVAHYNNKESEKQLCLSLDLMDEVRMDLEQRVACYKNLMAKHHNALVNPRQFNIGDLILKRVSLATKDPAHGKLGPNWEGPSRVINSKKCGSYYLEALDGRKLEHP